From the genome of Leishmania braziliensis MHOM/BR/75/M2904 complete genome, chromosome 26, one region includes:
- a CDS encoding putative aldo/keto reductase produces the protein MQCTVGATPAAAAASGLPSLSFGVPPIGIGTYELRGDACVNAVRASLQMGYRLIDTAAAYRNEELVGEGIASSGVPRADLFVVVKIAMKSMGADETVRQGVLDSIRKLRIGYIDCVLMHWPGCGGLKPQDAAGNQAARARCWRIMHELQKQGKVRYCGVSNFLPRHFKELNCFNDSDDGQHTESEALAAAAQLRVLSTSERKEEDGVHRHYSGSSGGCPSSSSAPALPSTSSELCLPPILNQIELHPLCIQRDVDMYCRRLHGMLLQQYSPLGKGDVRLLQHPGLLKVHAQCFPSQCGGNHASAPVPGASPEAAKSYSVVDMILMWGLAQGYCVLVRSHRLDHLRANLDAARDYFASVKAVAKEMGNSGGGSADESMASASTARALLTAEQLNVIQHLRVHIGVEDDQDMHLCWYSSQIA, from the coding sequence ATGCAGTGCACAGTGGGCGCaacgcctgctgctgctgctgctagtGGTCTTCCATCCCTGTCGTTTGGGGTGCCTCCAATCGGGATCGGCACTTATGAACTTCGCGGAGACGCCTGCGTGAACGCCGTACGGGCCTCTCTCCAAATGGGCTACCGTCTCATCgacaccgcggcggcgtacCGCAACGAGGAGCTCGTTGGAGAAGGCATTGCCAGCAGTGGCGTGCCGCGAGCAGACCTCTTCGTTGTGGTGAAGATAGCAATGAAGAGCATGGGGGCTGACGAAACGGTGCGACAGGGAGTCCTCGACAGCATTCGAAAGCTCCGCATCGGCTACATTGACTGCGTGCTCATGCACTGGCCGGGGTGCGGCGGACTAAAACCACAAGACGCAGCAGGCAATCAAGCGGCCCGCGCGCGGTGCTGGCGCATCATGCACGAGCTGCAGAAACAGGGAAAAGTGCGCTACTGCGGCGTGTCGAACTTTCTGCCGCGGCACTTCAAGGAGCTGAACTGTTtcaacgacagcgacgacggccaGCATACTGAGTCTGAGGctctcgctgcagcggcgcaacTGCGCGTGCTAAGCACGAGCgaaaggaaggaagaagacGGCGTGCACAGGCATtacagtggcagcagcggtggctgccCATCCTCGTCTTCTGCGCCAGCACTGCCTTCCACATCGTCAGAGCTGTGTTTGCCGCCTATCCTTAATCAGATTGAACTGCACCCCCTGTGCATTCAGCGCGACGTCGACATGTACTGTCGCAGGCTTCATGGCATGCTGTTGCAGCAGTACTCCCCCCTTGGCAAGGGTGACGTACGCCTCTTGCAGCACCCGGGACTGCTTAAGGTGCACGCACAGTGCTTTCCGAGCCAATGTGGTGGCAATCATGCGTCAGCACCAGTGCCAGGGGCATCGCCTGAGGCTGCCAAGTCCTACTCCGTCGTGGACATGATACTCATGTGGGGCCTAGCACAAGGCTACTGCGTGCTGGTTCGGAGCCACAGGCTGGACCACCTCCGCGCCAACTTAGATGCCGCTCGCGACTACTTCGCCTCTGTGAAAGCAGTCGCGAAGGAAATGGGCaacagtggcggcggcagcgctgatgAATCCATGGCTTCGGCTAGCACGGCACGCGCGCTACTGACGGCAGAGCAGCTCAATGTTATTCAGCATCTCCGTGTGCACATTGGCGTCGAGGACGATCAAGACATGCATCTGTGCTGGTACAGCTCTCAAATCGCTTGA